Part of the Bacteriovorax stolpii genome, GAAATTTTAAAACTTCCTTATCCTCCAAAAGATGCGCGCGTTTTACCTCCGGCACTAGATGTAAAACAAATTTCAGATTTAAAGTTGAGTGTTTTAATCACTCTACAAAAATATAATTGGAACATTTTAAACAATACTATTTTAGAGACGGCTGAAAAGGACGAGAATATTTCTATCGCGACAAAGGCGAAAGAAGTATTAAATCTATTGAAAAAATAGACGATCCTTCGCATAATCTAAGTATTGAATTTTTTTAACAACTTTAGCTGAAACCAAGACAAAGAAAAAGTCTGATCGAGGTTTCGGCTTATTTGCGTCTATAACGAGGAATTTGGTCATGAGTGACACAAAACAGAGTTTAAATCGTCGTGAGTTTTTTAGTTATCTCACAGTTGGATGGGTCATGTTCACAGCTGCATGTGCTGGACTTGCAAGTATGGCCTTTAGATTTTCATACCCTAACGTAAACTTCGATCCAGAGATGGAATTCTTGGCAGGTGTTCCAGCTGATTTTGCCAATGGAGTTGATGAAAGATTTAAAAATCAATTTGGTGTGTGGATGGTTAAGCAAGATGGAAGACTTGTTGCTTTATCAAATATTTGTACTCACCTTGGTTGTATTCCAACTTGGCTTCCAGCTGAATTAAAATTCAAATGTCCGTGCCACGGTTCTGGTTATTACATGTCAGGTGTAAACTTTGAAGGACCGGCTCCGCGCCCACTTGAAAGATACAAAATTTCTCTTCAACCAGATGGAAAAATCAAGGTTGATAAAACAAAAGTATTCCGTGCTGAAAAAGGCGAGTGGGATAACCCAGATGCTTTCTTGACAGTGTAATTAATAAAATAATTAAAAATATATTTCGAACAAGGTTTTTAAAATGGCAGGAAATGGATTAGCAAAAAAAGTTCGCGACACGCAGGTTTGGAAATCAATTTTCAGACATGGCCCACCAGATAACGCTCGTAACAGAGCTGCTGTTATTGCTGGTAACGTGTTTTTACACCTTCACCCAATTAAACTTAAAAAGTCAGGGGTTCAGCTAGGATACACTTGGTGTATGGGTGGACTTACATTTTTCATCTTCCTTGCTTTAACAGTTACTGGTCTTCTTTTAATGTTCTATTACAGACCAACTGCTGAGTACGCATTCAACGATATTATTGCTCTTCGCGAGCATGTGCCTTTAGGGATCATGAGAGAGATCCATCGTTGGGGAGCTCACGCCATGGTTATTACCGTATGGATTCACATGTTCCGTGTATTCATGACTGGTTCATATAAACCACCTCGCGAATTCAACTGGGGGATTGGTGTTATTCTTTTAGTTCTAACTCTTCTTCTTTCGTTTACAGGTTACCTTCTACCTTGGGATCAGCTGGCGATTTGGGCGATCACTGTAGGATCTAACATGGCGAAAGCGACTCCATTTATGGGACACGGTGGTCCGGGGGCAATGCTTGCTCGCATCGGTGACTTCGTAATGGTATCGGACAAAAACGATGTTCGTTTCCAACTTCTTGGTGGACGCTTCGTGGGTGAGCCGGCCCTGCTTCGTTTTTACATTCTTCACTGTGTATTTATCCCACTTGTTGTAGGGGTTTTAATCGCAGTTCACTTCTGGAGAGTTCGTAAAGATGGTGGGATCTCAGCTCCGCTTTAAGTAAAAGAAAAACTATTAAGGAAAATAGAAATGTTAAAAGAATTTATTAACCATTTAGCAGATCCAATCATCTCGTTTCCATTGACGACAGTATTGTTCTTCCTAATGATCAAATACTACCGCGTAGTAGGGACGAAGAAATTTGCGATTTGGTCTACAATTATTGCGATTCCCGTTGTGGCTTGGTTCTTTGCAGATCCAAACTTCTTTCTGATCATCAAGACTCCAGATAACATTCCTATCGGGATCCTTTTAATTCTTGTTGCTTTCACGACTTGGCTTTCAATTCATAAGGCAGCCGTTAACGATGCAAGAATTGAAGAAGGTTTAGGGCCCATTGAAGCTCTTCCCGAAAACAGAGAAAAAGTATGGTCATGGCCTAACTTAGTTTATACAGAGTTGTTCGCGATTATCGCTTGTACCGCTTTTTTAGTTATCTGGGCGATTATCTTTAAGGCCCCTCTTGAAGAACCCGCTAACCCTACTTGGGCGCCAAACCCAGCGAAAGCTCCTTGGTACTTCCTTGGTCTTCAAGAAATGCTTGTGTATTTCGATCCATGGATGGCCGGGGTTGTTCTTCCAGGTCTTATCGTAGCGGGCTTAATTGCTATTCCTTATATTGATACAAATCCGAAAGGAAATGGTTACTACACTTTTACAGAAAGAAAGTGGGCGATCATTTCATTTATGTATGGATGGTTGGTTCTTTGGATCTACCTCATTATTGTAGGGGTATTCTTCCGCGGTCCAAACTGGACTTTTTATGGGCCATTTGAATACTGGGATTTCCACAAGGTTGTAGCAGAATATAACGTTAACCTTTCGGAGTTTATTTGGATTAAAGGTCTTGGTGTTTCAATGCCAAAGAACCTGGTTGTGCGTGAAATTTTCGGGATTATTCTGACTTTAGCTTATGTTGGAATCATTCCTGTATGGGTAGCTCGTGCTACAAAGATCGGACGCGAGTTCTATCAGAATATGGGAGCTATTCGTTATTATATTTTCATGTTCCTTTTTATTACGATGATGAGTTTACCAATTAAGATGGTTCTTCGTTGGTTATTCAGCTTGAAATACATCGTTGCACTTCCGGAGTGGGAACTTAACTTATAAGAGTGACGATTTTTTAAGATTAAATTTTAAGATTTTATATTTTTAAGGATTATTGAAGATGAGTGAGAATAATAAGGAACCAGGAATGGCATACAGCATGCCAAAACTCCACAAGATCATGGCGATTTTGTCCTTTATATTTTTCGTAACAACTATTTGGGTTTTCTTAGATGACTACATGAGACCTTGGAAGGCATATCAAGTAGAGGCGATGAAAATTCAAAGACGTCATCTTGATGCAAAAATTAAAGAAGCAGCTAAAAATATTGATGCTAACAAACTTGCAGAATTAAATAAGCGCCTAGCTAAAGGACAAGAAATTGTTGCAAGTAGAAAAGATGAAATCAAAAAAATTGAAAAAGAGCTAAACGGCGTTATTGCTAAGATTAAAGATCAGACAATCGTTAATGGTCAGCTCAATGGTAGGGTTGGAGCAAAGAACTTCAATTTCGAAACCGCTGAAGGACATGGCGATGAAAAGCATGCAAAAAAGTATTTTAAAGATTTAAGTGAGCTAAAGGCTGCTTTCGTTAAAGGAAAAGATGACCTGAAGTTTTATCAGGCGCAAGAAAAAGAACTTCATGCAAAGATTGCAGATCTTAATAAAGAAATTACAGATACTGAAAAAGAAATCAAAGATATCACAAACACTTTAGAGCTATTAAAGATGGCAAAGAAGTCGACAGATATCACGCCAGTTTTCGCTCTAAGAAACCTGCCGTTCATCGATTTCATGGACCCAACAATCAAGATTCACCAGATCGTTGTTAATAACGTAACTGATGACAGATATTTCCGTCAGGTTCCAAAAGTTGACCGTTGTATTACATGTCACACTTTCATCGATCAACCTGGATTTGAAAAAGAAGCTAACCCTTTTAAGACTCACCCGAACTTAGATCAATACGTTGGTCTGGAGTCAAAACACCCAATGAAACAAATTGGATGTACGGCTTGTCACGGTGGGGAAGGACACAGAGTTAATGATTTCAACTCAGCAGCTCACATGCCTGATTCTGAAGCGCAAGAAAAAGAATGGGTAAAAAAATACAACTGGCATGAACCACACAAGGTTCCTCAGCCAATGTTCACAAAATCTCAAACAGAAGCAAGCTGTGTTAAGTGTCACCAAGGTGTTGAACTTATCCCAGGTGCTACAGTTCTTAACGAAGGCCGTATGGCAATCGAGAAGTACGGATGTAATGCTTGTCACAAGATTGCTGGTTGGGAACATAAAAGAAAGATGGGACCATCACTTCTTAAGATCGCTGGAAAAGTCGATAAAGAATGGTTTAAGTCTTGGGTATGGGAGCCAAAAGCTTTCAACAAACACACAAAAATGCCGGCGTTCTTTAGACAGTCAAATAACTCTAAACCAGAATTTGTTCGTCTAAACATTGCTGAAGTTAATGCTATGGCCGAGTACATTTGGGATAAGTCTAAGCCATACGAGCCGAACGAAAAATACCGCGGTGGAAACGCCGATAAGGGTAAGGAGCTTATTGCAAGTATCGGATGTATGGGATGTCACGGTGTAGATGGACTAGAAGATCAGTCAAAAGCGGTTAAAGCTTACGCTGGACCATGGTTATCTGGACTTGGATCAAAAGTATCTCCAGACTGGATCATGTCGTGGATTAAAAAACCATGGCACTACCAAGAAGATTCGATCATGCCGTCTCTTCGCCTGACGGATGCTGAAGCTAACGACATCACTGCTTACCTGATTTCTCTAAGAAACAAGCAGTTCGAAAGCTTAACTTTCGCACCATTTGACTTAAAAGCTCGCGACGAACTTTTAGCTGACTACCTATCTGCGTTCGATACAATTGAAAACGCAAAAGCAAAAGTAGCTAAGATGGGCGACCGTGAAAAGACTCTTGATCTTGGTAAGAGATCAATTGGTAAATACGGATGTTTCTCTTGTCACAACATCGAAGGGTTTGAAGACTATGCTCCTATCGGACCAGAGTTAACAAAAGAAGGATCAAAGCCAATCACTCAGTTTGGTTTTGGTATCCAGCACGACGTTGCACCTAGAAGAGATGCATGGATTACAGCTCACTTACAAAACCCAAGAAGATGGGACATCGGTATCGATAAAGTGTTCCGTGACTTAAACAAAATGCCAAACTTCTACATGGGTGAAGCTGAAGCTAAGAAAATTACAGTTGCTCTTCTTGGACAAGTTTCTGATCCACTTCCACTGGCAGGGGTGAAGAGACTGAACGCAGGAGAGACACTATATAATGATGCTATGAAAGTAGCTAACAAGTACGGATGTGTGGCCTGTCACCAGATCGACGGTCTAAGAGGTAACATTCTTGGTATGTACGCTGATGATATCAACCAAGGTCCACCAAGACTTGTTAACGAAGGACACAGAATTCAGACTGACTGGTTCTACCACTTCTTAACAAATCCAGAGATCCAAAAGATCAGACCATGGCTATCGGTAAGAATGCCAACATTCAACCTGACTACTGCAGAGAAAAACACTCTGATCGCAGGATTCCAGCAAGGCGCTCACCAACCAACGTTTGAAGAGCCAGCTGAATTCGTGAAGTGGGCACCAGGTGAGCGTGAAGAAACACTGAAACTTTTCACAGCTCTAAACTGTGTTCAGTGTCACACTCAAGGATTCAATGGAGAAACTCCACTGGCTCCGGATTTAAGAAAAGCTAGCAAGCGTCTAAGACCATCATGGATTAAAAAGTGGCTTACAAACCCACAAGCAATCCTGCCTGGTACGACAATGCCAAGTTTCTTCGGTGAAAATGGTAAAGAGCCAATCGAACCAAGTTACTTTGGTGGAGATGCTGAAAAGCAAATTAACGGTTTAACTAAATACATTATTGAATTAGGACAATAGGAGTAAAGACATGGGACACTCTCATACTCATGATGGACCACAACCATACCACGAGTATCCACACGATCCTCAGTTTGCCAAAGCAAGCCCAGGGAAAATCGGGATGTGGTTATTCCTTGCAACCGACGGTATGTCGTTTTCAGGATTCCTTATCTCTTATGCAGTTCTAAGATGGACTCGCGCATGGCCAAACCCAGCTGAAGCCCTTGGTGGTGTTGAGCTTTCAGGTTTCATGACGTTTCTTCTAATCTGTTCTTCAGTATCAATGGTTCTTGCAATTGATGCTTGTAAGCAGAAAAACAGACAAGCAATGCTAAGATGGTTAGCAGCTACAATTTTTGGTGGGATCGCTTTCCTTTCGATCCAGGCCTACGAGTATATGCACCTTCACCATGCAATGGGGATGAGCTTCAACTCTTACGCTCACGGTGATGCACTATTTTCTTCGACATTTTTTGCTATTACTGGATTCCACGGTCTGCACGTTCTTTCAGGGGTTATCTACCTGATCACTATGTTCGTTCACGCTTACCGCGGTGACTTTGACAACGGAGACTACAACCAACTTGAGATCGCTGGTCTTTTCTGGCACTTTGTTGACCTTGTTTGGATCCTTGTATTCACGTTCGTTTACCTACTGTAAAAAAACTTATGTTAAAAAAATTATCATTGGTCTCGACATTATTACTTATCACTTCTGGGCAAGCGCTTGCTTGTCCAGCATGTATGGGGTCGAGTCCAAATGATAAATACTACCTTTGGGTTGTTGGCGCTTTCATTCTGGTTATCTACTTCCCAATGTTCTACCTGTTTAAAACCTTCATTAAGTTCAGAAACATCAACAACACTGACCTTAACCCTAAAAGCTAAATCCTATGCGCTCTGACAAAACAGTATTTGCAATCATCGGACTTCTTAGTGCCGCTGTTATTGGTTTTCTTTTTTGGTTAATCTACTTCAAGACTGGAGCAAGCGTCGGTGACAACGGGTGGGTGAGTTCACTTCCGGCCGTGAATGCTTTCTTGAATGCATTGACTGCTATTTTCTTAGTAACTGGCTACTACGCGATTAAAACTAATGACCGCGAACTACATATTCGTTTGATGTTGGCCGCGACTTTAACGTCAGCATGTTTTCTTGTAAGTTATGTCACTTATCACCATTTCCAGGGGGACACTAAGTTTTTGGCCCAAGGATGGATTCGTCCGGTTTACTTCTTTATTTTGATCACTCACATTCTACTTTCAATCGTACAGGTTCCATTAATCCTGACGACTTTATACCTGGCCTTCACTAAGAAATTCCAAAAGCACAAGAAAGTGGCGAGATACACTTTCCCTATCTGGCTCTATGTTTCAGTAACAGGTGTTCTGATTTTCGTGATTCTTAAGTGGTTTAACTAAGATTTTTTAAGCGCACTCAGATCGATACAATTATTTTGA contains:
- a CDS encoding DUF420 domain-containing protein, translating into MRSDKTVFAIIGLLSAAVIGFLFWLIYFKTGASVGDNGWVSSLPAVNAFLNALTAIFLVTGYYAIKTNDRELHIRLMLAATLTSACFLVSYVTYHHFQGDTKFLAQGWIRPVYFFILITHILLSIVQVPLILTTLYLAFTKKFQKHKKVARYTFPIWLYVSVTGVLIFVILKWFN
- a CDS encoding cytochrome c oxidase subunit 3 yields the protein MGHSHTHDGPQPYHEYPHDPQFAKASPGKIGMWLFLATDGMSFSGFLISYAVLRWTRAWPNPAEALGGVELSGFMTFLLICSSVSMVLAIDACKQKNRQAMLRWLAATIFGGIAFLSIQAYEYMHLHHAMGMSFNSYAHGDALFSSTFFAITGFHGLHVLSGVIYLITMFVHAYRGDFDNGDYNQLEIAGLFWHFVDLVWILVFTFVYLL
- a CDS encoding cytochrome b N-terminal domain-containing protein gives rise to the protein MAGNGLAKKVRDTQVWKSIFRHGPPDNARNRAAVIAGNVFLHLHPIKLKKSGVQLGYTWCMGGLTFFIFLALTVTGLLLMFYYRPTAEYAFNDIIALREHVPLGIMREIHRWGAHAMVITVWIHMFRVFMTGSYKPPREFNWGIGVILLVLTLLLSFTGYLLPWDQLAIWAITVGSNMAKATPFMGHGGPGAMLARIGDFVMVSDKNDVRFQLLGGRFVGEPALLRFYILHCVFIPLVVGVLIAVHFWRVRKDGGISAPL
- a CDS encoding c-type cytochrome translates to MSENNKEPGMAYSMPKLHKIMAILSFIFFVTTIWVFLDDYMRPWKAYQVEAMKIQRRHLDAKIKEAAKNIDANKLAELNKRLAKGQEIVASRKDEIKKIEKELNGVIAKIKDQTIVNGQLNGRVGAKNFNFETAEGHGDEKHAKKYFKDLSELKAAFVKGKDDLKFYQAQEKELHAKIADLNKEITDTEKEIKDITNTLELLKMAKKSTDITPVFALRNLPFIDFMDPTIKIHQIVVNNVTDDRYFRQVPKVDRCITCHTFIDQPGFEKEANPFKTHPNLDQYVGLESKHPMKQIGCTACHGGEGHRVNDFNSAAHMPDSEAQEKEWVKKYNWHEPHKVPQPMFTKSQTEASCVKCHQGVELIPGATVLNEGRMAIEKYGCNACHKIAGWEHKRKMGPSLLKIAGKVDKEWFKSWVWEPKAFNKHTKMPAFFRQSNNSKPEFVRLNIAEVNAMAEYIWDKSKPYEPNEKYRGGNADKGKELIASIGCMGCHGVDGLEDQSKAVKAYAGPWLSGLGSKVSPDWIMSWIKKPWHYQEDSIMPSLRLTDAEANDITAYLISLRNKQFESLTFAPFDLKARDELLADYLSAFDTIENAKAKVAKMGDREKTLDLGKRSIGKYGCFSCHNIEGFEDYAPIGPELTKEGSKPITQFGFGIQHDVAPRRDAWITAHLQNPRRWDIGIDKVFRDLNKMPNFYMGEAEAKKITVALLGQVSDPLPLAGVKRLNAGETLYNDAMKVANKYGCVACHQIDGLRGNILGMYADDINQGPPRLVNEGHRIQTDWFYHFLTNPEIQKIRPWLSVRMPTFNLTTAEKNTLIAGFQQGAHQPTFEEPAEFVKWAPGEREETLKLFTALNCVQCHTQGFNGETPLAPDLRKASKRLRPSWIKKWLTNPQAILPGTTMPSFFGENGKEPIEPSYFGGDAEKQINGLTKYIIELGQ
- a CDS encoding ubiquinol-cytochrome c reductase iron-sulfur subunit, which codes for MSDTKQSLNRREFFSYLTVGWVMFTAACAGLASMAFRFSYPNVNFDPEMEFLAGVPADFANGVDERFKNQFGVWMVKQDGRLVALSNICTHLGCIPTWLPAELKFKCPCHGSGYYMSGVNFEGPAPRPLERYKISLQPDGKIKVDKTKVFRAEKGEWDNPDAFLTV